A single Leptospira barantonii DNA region contains:
- a CDS encoding diaminopimelate decarboxylase: MQSIEKLKFLTESQVRSIAQQFGTPVFVYSRERIEKSCDTALAFPNAFGLTVRYAMKANPNRTILEIMKRKGIQIDASSEYEAQRAIHYGFKPEQIMLTSQELAKNLKELVEKGMIFNACSLRQLEAFGKLFPGKEVSVRFNPGLGSGQTKKTDVGGKTSSFGVWHEDIDQVKEIAKKYDLKIFKVHTHIGSGSDPAVWKVVAQVSLDIAAQFPECRILNLGGGFKVGRMEDEKTTDFQTIGAPVVELFQEYSKKHGTKLHMEIEPGSFMMVNNGAILTTVDDVVSTGDNGGFTFVKIDAGMDVNTRPSLYAARHPLVVVPKEGTHSGKTAEYVYVGHCCESGDLFTQAEGGGPITRISGEAKLGDYVVMEGAGAYCSSMSTKNYNSFPETAEVLVGLDGSFQLIRKRQNLEQIFQNEVSVSL, encoded by the coding sequence ATGCAATCAATAGAAAAATTAAAATTTTTGACTGAATCCCAAGTGCGATCGATCGCACAACAATTTGGAACCCCGGTTTTTGTTTATTCTCGGGAAAGAATCGAAAAAAGTTGCGATACCGCTCTTGCGTTTCCGAACGCGTTCGGTCTGACCGTTCGTTACGCGATGAAGGCCAATCCGAACAGAACCATTCTTGAAATCATGAAACGCAAAGGAATTCAGATCGACGCTAGTTCCGAATACGAAGCGCAAAGAGCGATTCACTACGGATTCAAACCGGAACAGATCATGCTCACGTCGCAAGAGCTCGCGAAAAATCTGAAAGAACTCGTGGAGAAGGGAATGATTTTCAACGCCTGTTCCTTGCGTCAGCTGGAAGCGTTTGGAAAATTATTTCCAGGCAAGGAAGTCAGCGTTCGTTTTAATCCGGGGCTCGGTTCGGGACAAACGAAGAAGACCGACGTGGGAGGAAAAACTTCTTCCTTCGGTGTTTGGCACGAAGACATCGATCAGGTAAAAGAGATCGCGAAAAAATACGATCTCAAGATTTTTAAGGTTCATACTCATATCGGATCGGGAAGCGATCCTGCGGTTTGGAAAGTGGTCGCACAAGTTTCTTTGGATATCGCCGCGCAGTTTCCGGAATGTAGAATTCTCAACTTAGGCGGAGGATTTAAGGTGGGGAGAATGGAAGACGAAAAAACCACCGACTTCCAGACGATCGGAGCGCCCGTGGTGGAACTCTTTCAAGAATACTCGAAGAAACACGGAACGAAACTTCACATGGAAATCGAACCCGGTTCTTTTATGATGGTGAACAACGGAGCGATCTTAACCACCGTGGACGACGTCGTGTCGACCGGAGATAACGGCGGTTTTACGTTCGTAAAAATCGACGCGGGAATGGACGTAAACACGAGACCTTCCTTATACGCCGCAAGGCATCCGTTAGTCGTCGTTCCTAAAGAAGGAACTCATTCCGGCAAAACCGCGGAATACGTTTATGTGGGACATTGTTGCGAAAGCGGCGATTTGTTCACGCAGGCGGAAGGCGGCGGACCGATCACAAGAATATCAGGAGAAGCTAAATTAGGAGATTATGTTGTAATGGAAGGCGCCGGGGCTTATTGTTCCTCCATGTCCACCAAAAACTACAACTCGTTTCCCGAAACGGCGGAGGTTCTTGTAGGTTTGGACGGAAGTTTTCAACTGATTCGCAAACGTCAGAACTTGGAACAAATCTTTCAGAATGAAGTCTCTGTTTCTCTCTGA
- a CDS encoding IspD/TarI family cytidylyltransferase, with translation MKSLFLSEKIYVLILAGGTGTRMGSDVPKQFLEFGNEPILIHTLKRFQEWGKQKRIVLVSHLESIPKTETLCGPHLRDEDLIVEGSDTRHGSMLKGLSALSIASEDIILVHDAARPFVLSEELDLLCESVRKNGIATLASRTSETVLEELNGQTASLLDREHIWFMKTPQGIRGDVLKELLSFSGNFVPTDLCSWALSAGKKSAIVESHPFNLKITRKEDLELAELYAGLFEKLSESAADQ, from the coding sequence ATGAAGTCTCTGTTTCTCTCTGAGAAAATTTACGTATTGATTCTTGCCGGAGGAACCGGCACGAGAATGGGTTCGGACGTTCCGAAACAATTTTTGGAATTCGGAAACGAGCCCATTCTAATTCACACACTCAAACGTTTTCAAGAATGGGGAAAACAAAAACGAATCGTATTGGTTTCCCATCTTGAATCCATTCCAAAAACCGAAACGCTTTGTGGGCCTCATCTTCGAGACGAAGATTTGATCGTCGAAGGAAGTGACACAAGACACGGATCGATGTTGAAGGGTTTATCCGCGCTTTCCATTGCGAGCGAGGATATCATTCTCGTTCACGACGCGGCCCGACCTTTTGTTCTTTCCGAAGAATTGGATTTGTTATGCGAAAGCGTTCGTAAGAATGGAATCGCGACGCTCGCATCCCGAACCTCCGAAACCGTATTAGAAGAATTGAATGGACAAACCGCCTCGCTTTTGGATCGGGAACATATCTGGTTTATGAAAACTCCCCAAGGGATCCGAGGGGACGTTTTAAAGGAATTGTTGTCCTTTTCCGGAAATTTTGTTCCCACCGATCTTTGTTCTTGGGCCTTGTCCGCCGGAAAAAAATCCGCGATCGTGGAATCGCACCCTTTCAATCTGAAGATTACTCGCAAAGAGGATTTGGAACTCGCGGAGTTGTATGCGGGTTTGTTCGAGAAGTTGTCCGAGTCGGCGGCGGATCAATAA
- a CDS encoding heavy-metal-associated domain-containing protein, which translates to MMEFQVENMTCGSCANVISKAIKTIDPNVQVNVDVAKQIVRVESGRSEKELANLIEECGYPVSKSKTFPKSETAKLIISIFLIFASYGLLAHGEHEVGPNGGTIRMPGGFHTELVLLKEGLKVYLLDIEFKNPSTKNGKLQAKIVQGKSEQKLECQAHPDHFFCPVSKIPASGKIVLKATREKMEGIDAVYDLPISKK; encoded by the coding sequence ATGATGGAATTTCAAGTGGAGAATATGACCTGTGGAAGTTGCGCGAACGTGATTTCTAAAGCGATCAAAACGATCGATCCGAACGTTCAAGTCAACGTGGATGTCGCAAAACAAATCGTTCGCGTAGAAAGCGGACGTAGCGAAAAAGAACTCGCAAACCTCATCGAAGAATGTGGTTATCCCGTTTCTAAAAGTAAAACTTTTCCGAAAAGTGAAACCGCAAAATTGATAATTTCGATTTTTCTAATATTCGCAAGTTATGGTTTACTCGCACACGGAGAACACGAGGTCGGTCCCAACGGCGGAACGATTCGTATGCCGGGAGGTTTTCATACCGAGCTGGTTCTTTTAAAGGAAGGCCTAAAAGTTTATCTTCTGGATATCGAATTCAAAAACCCTTCGACCAAAAACGGTAAACTTCAGGCGAAGATCGTCCAAGGTAAATCCGAACAGAAGTTGGAATGCCAGGCGCATCCGGATCATTTTTTCTGTCCCGTTTCCAAAATTCCAGCTTCGGGTAAAATTGTTCTGAAAGCGACTCGAGAAAAGATGGAAGGAATCGACGCGGTTTACGATCTGCCGATTTCGAAAAAATAG
- a CDS encoding 2Fe-2S iron-sulfur cluster-binding protein — MTYKIYFPDWNRSAEVLEGENVLDSSLRSKIDLSYSCRFGRCGACKILLLKGEVEHLSHSRFALTEEEKENGFILACRSVPKSDLSLRRIDTGSN; from the coding sequence ATGACGTATAAAATTTACTTTCCCGATTGGAACCGCAGTGCGGAAGTTTTGGAAGGGGAGAACGTTTTGGATTCTTCCTTAAGATCGAAGATCGATCTTTCGTATTCTTGTCGTTTCGGTCGATGCGGCGCGTGTAAGATTCTTCTTTTAAAGGGAGAAGTGGAACATTTGTCTCATAGCCGTTTTGCTCTCACGGAAGAAGAAAAAGAAAACGGTTTTATTTTGGCTTGTAGGTCCGTTCCGAAATCGGATCTTTCTCTTCGCAGGATCGATACCGGGTCTAACTAA
- the cueR gene encoding Cu(I)-responsive transcriptional regulator: MNIGNASKESGVSAKQIRHYESIGLIPKARRMDSGYRTYSTDDVHILKFVKRSREMGFGLSEIKKLVGLWKNKTRASADVKLLALSHLKTLENKIAELQDMAATLKHLAKHCHGDDRPSCPILKTLSNETA, translated from the coding sequence ATGAATATCGGAAACGCTTCCAAAGAATCGGGAGTCAGCGCAAAACAGATTCGTCATTACGAGTCGATCGGTTTGATACCGAAGGCGCGTAGAATGGATTCCGGCTATAGAACCTATTCGACGGACGACGTGCACATTCTCAAGTTCGTAAAGCGGTCTAGGGAGATGGGGTTCGGACTTTCCGAAATCAAAAAGTTAGTCGGTCTCTGGAAGAATAAAACCCGTGCGAGCGCGGACGTAAAACTTCTGGCGCTTTCTCATCTCAAAACGCTGGAGAATAAGATCGCTGAACTCCAGGATATGGCCGCCACTCTCAAACACCTCGCCAAACATTGTCACGGAGACGACCGGCCCAGTTGCCCGATTTTGAAAACACTTTCCAACGAAACCGCTTGA
- a CDS encoding MBOAT family O-acyltransferase, whose amino-acid sequence MLFNSIHFLVFYPAVAVLYFLIPFRFRWILLLVASCYFYMAFIPAYILILAFTIVLDYYLALWIEGATGPKRKTYLIFSLCSNIGILIFFKYFNFVLDNTGALYRFLFAADMPVSPLQIILPIGLSFHTFQSMGYIVEVYQGRIKAERHLGYYWVYVMFFPQLVAGPIERAHHLMTQFHKEHKLVFQSVENGLKYIVYGFLMKLFVADRLSVFVDAMYNEPAEKSGTDLLVATYFFAFQIYCDFAGYSNIAIGTSKILGIDLMRNFDRPYFSSSVSEFWGRWHISLSSWFRDYVYIPLGGNRVSTFRHIRNLLIVFALSGIWHGANWTFVVWGVLNGIYLTSEVLWKRFVTEKTPKALWFRAIGVLVTFHCVLFSWVYFRAESIGTAHLILHRIFDLASGQGLDLIVEFQKKAGIFAIVLFLILEGLFPFWEKTKEGWKKYGDWVVAGIFITLIFTGGVFYGSSFIYFQF is encoded by the coding sequence ATGTTATTCAACTCGATTCACTTTCTCGTTTTCTATCCCGCGGTCGCGGTTCTTTACTTTTTAATTCCGTTCCGTTTTCGCTGGATTCTTCTGCTCGTTGCGAGTTGTTATTTTTATATGGCCTTTATCCCGGCCTATATACTGATCCTCGCGTTTACGATCGTTTTGGATTATTATCTCGCGCTATGGATCGAAGGCGCAACCGGACCCAAACGAAAAACCTATCTCATCTTCAGTCTTTGCTCCAACATTGGAATCCTAATCTTTTTTAAATACTTCAACTTCGTATTGGACAACACGGGGGCCTTGTATCGGTTTCTGTTCGCGGCCGATATGCCCGTATCTCCGTTGCAGATCATACTTCCGATCGGATTGTCCTTTCATACGTTTCAATCGATGGGATATATCGTGGAAGTGTATCAGGGGAGAATCAAGGCGGAAAGACATCTCGGATATTACTGGGTCTACGTCATGTTCTTTCCGCAGTTGGTGGCCGGTCCGATCGAAAGGGCGCATCATCTGATGACCCAGTTTCACAAGGAACACAAACTCGTTTTTCAGAGCGTGGAGAACGGGTTGAAATACATAGTTTACGGATTTCTAATGAAGTTGTTCGTCGCGGACCGGTTGTCCGTCTTTGTGGACGCGATGTACAACGAACCCGCCGAAAAGTCCGGAACCGACCTGCTCGTAGCCACGTATTTTTTCGCATTTCAGATCTATTGCGACTTCGCGGGATATTCGAACATAGCGATCGGAACTTCTAAAATATTGGGAATCGATCTGATGAGAAACTTCGATCGTCCTTATTTTTCCTCCAGCGTTTCCGAATTTTGGGGACGTTGGCATATATCGCTCTCGTCCTGGTTCCGGGATTACGTTTACATTCCACTCGGCGGAAATCGAGTATCGACGTTTAGGCATATTCGAAACTTATTAATCGTTTTTGCGTTATCGGGAATCTGGCACGGGGCCAATTGGACGTTCGTCGTATGGGGAGTGTTAAACGGAATTTATCTGACCTCCGAGGTTCTTTGGAAACGTTTTGTAACCGAAAAAACTCCGAAGGCTCTTTGGTTTAGAGCGATCGGAGTTCTCGTAACGTTTCATTGTGTATTGTTCAGTTGGGTTTACTTTCGAGCGGAATCGATCGGAACGGCGCATTTGATTCTCCATAGAATTTTCGACCTTGCGAGTGGGCAAGGTTTGGACCTGATCGTTGAATTTCAAAAGAAGGCCGGGATTTTTGCGATCGTTCTCTTTTTGATTTTGGAAGGATTGTTTCCGTTCTGGGAAAAAACGAAGGAAGGATGGAAAAAATACGGGGATTGGGTGGTCGCCGGAATTTTTATCACTCTGATTTTTACGGGAGGGGTTTTTTATGGATCCAGTTTCATCTACTTCCAGTTCTAA
- a CDS encoding FFLEELY motif protein: MDQELLELTRKAVVHATIERLRTTYSDLLIIKGYDAIPDFFEFNLYSPSNKEERDNALESLYEKLKTVAGKSMTDNIHQIILLNRLTDSLDYDTAKVVIENNLMEDGKISRDNLYAAMGETDRFDERRSQIQMVGNTLKFFFSLSKLPMIKLVMAPIKVAASMVGATSLVETMEAGYELSSKIKDLNPFIEAFVDRETRLIGKLETGNPVGELAN, from the coding sequence ATGGATCAAGAGCTGTTAGAGCTAACGCGTAAAGCAGTTGTTCACGCAACTATCGAGAGGCTTCGCACAACGTATTCGGATCTTCTCATCATCAAGGGATACGATGCAATACCGGATTTTTTCGAGTTCAATTTGTATTCTCCCTCGAACAAGGAAGAAAGAGATAACGCTTTAGAAAGTCTTTATGAAAAGTTGAAAACGGTCGCGGGTAAATCGATGACCGACAACATTCATCAAATCATTCTCCTGAACCGCCTAACGGATTCGTTGGATTACGACACGGCCAAGGTCGTGATCGAAAACAATCTGATGGAAGACGGTAAAATTTCCAGAGACAATCTATACGCCGCGATGGGTGAAACCGATCGTTTCGATGAAAGAAGATCGCAGATCCAGATGGTCGGCAATACTTTGAAATTCTTTTTTTCCCTTTCCAAACTTCCGATGATCAAACTCGTGATGGCTCCGATCAAAGTCGCGGCTTCGATGGTAGGCGCGACTTCTTTGGTGGAAACCATGGAAGCGGGTTACGAGTTATCGAGCAAGATCAAGGATCTCAATCCGTTTATCGAAGCGTTTGTCGATCGTGAAACACGTTTGATCGGTAAGTTGGAAACCGGCAACCCGGTCGGCGAATTGGCGAACTGA
- a CDS encoding SPOR domain-containing protein: MKEKIFYVINLDNKRILILSIFLIGLLFSFFFLGVSVGKKRAGGSAEESLTLNEIKNQEVQGSIPFAEPGQIPVEGNNTVASSEIPAASVNSPSNTKDSVTFKNIPPATEVVEFKKSGTNPSNVDKENKSAPETLSVKEPETSKDSQKTKRNDEKKSKRVSSKSASDEESSGFTLQVAAFKEKEKADELKKSISGKEKNAKATVKKSRNGYYTVRFGSASSKKEAESLAKLLPAKLRSGVIVVKD; this comes from the coding sequence ATGAAAGAAAAAATTTTTTATGTGATCAATCTGGATAATAAGAGAATTCTAATTCTCTCCATCTTCTTAATCGGACTCCTATTCTCCTTTTTCTTTTTGGGAGTTTCGGTCGGCAAAAAAAGAGCCGGCGGTTCCGCTGAAGAATCTCTTACGTTAAACGAAATCAAAAATCAGGAAGTGCAAGGTTCGATTCCTTTTGCGGAGCCGGGGCAGATTCCCGTCGAAGGAAACAACACCGTGGCTTCCTCGGAAATTCCCGCGGCGAGCGTCAATTCTCCATCGAACACAAAAGACTCCGTGACTTTTAAAAACATTCCTCCCGCTACGGAAGTTGTGGAATTTAAAAAATCCGGAACCAATCCTTCGAACGTAGATAAGGAAAACAAATCCGCGCCGGAAACTCTTTCGGTAAAAGAACCGGAAACTTCCAAGGATTCCCAAAAAACGAAACGAAACGACGAGAAAAAATCGAAACGGGTTTCTTCCAAGTCGGCGTCCGACGAAGAATCCTCCGGTTTTACCCTCCAAGTCGCCGCGTTTAAGGAAAAAGAAAAGGCCGACGAATTAAAAAAATCGATCTCCGGTAAGGAGAAAAACGCGAAAGCAACCGTCAAAAAATCAAGAAACGGGTATTATACGGTACGGTTCGGATCCGCTTCGTCTAAAAAAGAAGCAGAAAGTCTTGCAAAGTTATTACCTGCGAAACTGAGATCCGGAGTCATCGTAGTCAAGGATTGA
- the coaE gene encoding dephospho-CoA kinase (Dephospho-CoA kinase (CoaE) performs the final step in coenzyme A biosynthesis.) has translation MQSSDSGKKAFLVGITGMIGGGKSTAAKILEELGGYGISADRLAKRYTEADSPILTELVELLGKDILDSDGKPDRKKISNIVFNDAQKLEGLNRLIHPRVRKDFQKILETEAKGRMVIWEVPLLFETDAYTLCDATVTVDSDPEESIQRTISRDGATKEEVLARIKNQLPITEKMKKADYIIRNRGNLESLREECKTLYSTLSGRML, from the coding sequence ATGCAGAGTTCCGACTCCGGTAAAAAAGCCTTTTTGGTGGGAATTACCGGAATGATCGGAGGCGGCAAAAGCACCGCGGCCAAAATTTTGGAAGAATTGGGCGGCTACGGAATCAGCGCGGATCGTTTAGCAAAACGTTATACGGAAGCGGACTCGCCGATTCTCACCGAACTCGTGGAACTTTTGGGAAAGGACATTTTGGATTCCGACGGAAAACCCGATCGGAAAAAAATTTCCAACATCGTATTCAACGACGCTCAAAAACTCGAGGGACTCAATCGATTGATTCATCCCCGAGTTCGAAAGGATTTCCAAAAAATTTTGGAAACCGAAGCCAAAGGAAGAATGGTGATTTGGGAAGTTCCACTTTTGTTCGAAACGGACGCTTATACTCTCTGCGATGCTACCGTGACCGTTGATTCAGATCCGGAAGAATCGATCCAAAGGACGATTTCAAGGGACGGCGCTACCAAGGAAGAAGTTTTGGCGAGAATCAAAAACCAACTTCCTATCACGGAAAAAATGAAAAAGGCCGATTATATTATCAGGAACAGAGGGAATTTGGAATCGCTCAGGGAAGAATGTAAAACTCTCTACTCCACTCTGTCGGGAAGAATGTTATGA
- a CDS encoding hemerythrin domain-containing protein, with product MELIGKLKKQHQIVNEYAHQIESEIDKANPNIGHLVELLSIFSASLLFHLNVEDMELYLKMESYTHNSPTLVSLFEQYQKTMFGLKDTLLDYASKYSDPLTIEMNFSLFRDETEEILDHLRSRIDREESEFYPLIEEILRKLALETKTAK from the coding sequence GTGGAACTGATCGGAAAACTCAAAAAACAACACCAAATCGTGAACGAATACGCTCACCAAATCGAATCGGAAATCGATAAGGCAAACCCGAACATCGGGCATCTCGTCGAATTGCTTTCCATCTTTTCGGCGTCCCTGCTTTTCCATCTAAACGTGGAAGATATGGAATTGTATCTGAAGATGGAAAGTTATACGCACAACTCGCCTACGTTAGTTTCCCTTTTCGAACAATATCAAAAGACTATGTTCGGTTTAAAGGATACGCTTCTCGACTACGCGAGCAAGTATTCCGATCCCCTTACGATCGAAATGAACTTTTCCCTGTTTCGGGACGAAACGGAAGAGATCCTCGATCATCTCAGAAGCAGAATCGACAGGGAAGAATCCGAGTTCTATCCCCTAATCGAGGAGATTCTTCGGAAACTCGCGCTTGAAACAAAGACGGCAAAATGA
- a CDS encoding GGDEF domain-containing phosphodiesterase encodes MQVSPLILRRAIKFCSDNSKEGIILFSKNWELLYSNSTFENLLQSPNFQSIYDALLSHFKSTKEISYEKETGLSSLLLESGVIDVAYFNDMTLMLNFIVHDLEEVNAVRFLTVRQNFSVDTKESFYQDRFTGLPNKNYFLSIYSNNRMYNDKSKNEYFLFLISLSNPDSILNKEDNFYYESIALKIADRLKKYISKGDQIFRLGSERFLIATSNIDSELEAEWFAECIILLFSFPFTYREREFHLNANVGYAQFDQLVNSDLNSLRILEEAVQQSALIGPNSFYHYDRNTIEQNATRAKIEIDLRKVLNRNELELAYQPILDLRQDSILSMEVLLRWNHPEKGKLMPASFISIAESSSFIKTIGEWLIWDTLKSYSTSILKDNQICISLNISAKQLNDKQIFNVLKEATDFYGISPDSIILEIIEDSFDTNLVKVGKVISLLKDFGYRFAIDDFGKGYSSLGRLQTLPVDYIKLDKVFLFNYFKSSSKTIISSLINLIQAMDKAIIVEGVENPSQHELLKELNCNFAQGYFYSYPLESSKVEEYVKAKFNQKISRS; translated from the coding sequence GTGCAAGTATCTCCTCTTATATTAAGAAGAGCGATTAAATTCTGTTCCGATAATTCGAAAGAGGGAATCATACTCTTTTCCAAAAATTGGGAGTTGTTGTATTCGAATAGTACTTTCGAAAACTTGCTTCAATCTCCGAATTTTCAAAGTATTTACGACGCTCTTTTATCCCACTTCAAATCTACAAAAGAAATTTCCTACGAAAAGGAAACGGGGCTTTCGAGTCTTTTGCTGGAATCCGGAGTCATCGACGTTGCTTATTTCAACGATATGACTCTGATGTTGAACTTTATAGTTCACGACTTGGAAGAGGTCAACGCGGTTCGATTCCTTACGGTCAGACAGAACTTTTCAGTCGATACGAAAGAATCGTTTTATCAGGATCGTTTCACGGGTCTTCCGAATAAGAATTACTTTCTTTCGATCTACAGCAACAATCGGATGTACAACGATAAATCCAAGAATGAATACTTTCTATTCTTAATCTCCCTTTCCAATCCGGATTCTATCCTGAACAAAGAGGATAATTTTTATTACGAGTCCATCGCTCTTAAAATCGCGGATCGACTTAAGAAATACATTTCCAAAGGAGATCAGATCTTTCGACTCGGTTCGGAAAGATTTTTGATCGCCACTTCGAACATCGATTCCGAGTTGGAAGCGGAATGGTTCGCGGAATGTATCATACTCTTGTTCTCCTTTCCGTTCACGTATAGAGAAAGGGAATTTCACTTAAACGCAAACGTCGGTTACGCTCAATTCGATCAGCTGGTCAATTCGGACTTGAATTCGCTTAGAATTCTCGAAGAAGCGGTTCAACAATCCGCGTTGATCGGGCCGAATTCCTTCTACCACTACGATAGAAACACAATCGAACAGAACGCTACACGCGCCAAAATCGAAATCGATTTAAGAAAAGTGTTAAACCGAAATGAGTTGGAACTCGCGTATCAGCCGATTTTGGATCTGAGACAGGATTCGATTCTTTCGATGGAAGTTCTTCTACGTTGGAATCATCCCGAAAAAGGAAAGCTAATGCCCGCGAGTTTTATCTCGATCGCGGAAAGTTCGAGTTTTATAAAAACGATCGGAGAATGGTTGATCTGGGACACTCTTAAATCCTACAGCACTTCGATTCTAAAGGACAATCAGATCTGTATTTCGCTTAACATTTCCGCGAAACAACTGAACGACAAACAGATATTCAACGTTCTTAAGGAAGCGACCGACTTCTACGGAATTTCTCCAGATTCGATCATTCTTGAAATCATCGAGGATTCGTTCGACACGAACCTGGTCAAGGTCGGAAAAGTAATCTCTCTTCTGAAGGACTTCGGCTACCGCTTTGCGATCGACGACTTCGGAAAGGGATATTCTTCCCTGGGAAGACTGCAGACCCTTCCGGTGGACTACATCAAACTCGACAAGGTCTTCCTGTTCAACTACTTCAAGTCTTCGAGCAAAACGATCATCTCTTCGCTTATCAATTTGATCCAGGCTATGGACAAGGCGATCATCGTGGAGGGCGTGGAGAATCCGAGCCAACACGAACTCTTGAAGGAGCTCAACTGCAACTTTGCACAAGGTTATTTTTATTCCTATCCTTTGGAATCTTCGAAGGTTGAGGAATATGTTAAAGCGAAATTCAATCAAAAAATCTCAAGGAGTTGA
- a CDS encoding STAS domain-containing protein, producing the protein METKADTISHKTNDMMLTIENISSAGTLPGPAVIIQIQGDINIFSAKKLKDTFNDSIEKEINILLIDLSGVRGMDSSGIATFIGAQTRLNKTPNAGLVLYSLTPQIEKMLELTRLKALFKTASNLSEAIRLFSA; encoded by the coding sequence ATGGAAACCAAAGCCGATACGATCAGCCACAAAACGAACGACATGATGCTTACGATTGAGAACATTTCCTCCGCGGGAACGCTCCCCGGACCGGCCGTCATCATTCAGATCCAAGGAGACATTAATATTTTTTCTGCGAAAAAATTGAAGGACACGTTCAACGATTCCATCGAGAAAGAAATTAATATTCTTCTAATAGACCTTTCGGGCGTGAGAGGAATGGATTCTTCGGGAATCGCCACGTTTATCGGAGCGCAAACTCGATTGAACAAAACGCCTAACGCGGGTCTTGTGTTGTATTCCCTAACGCCTCAAATAGAAAAAATGTTGGAGCTGACAAGACTCAAGGCGTTGTTTAAAACCGCTTCGAATCTTTCGGAAGCGATTCGGTTATTCAGCGCTTAA
- a CDS encoding globin family protein, whose protein sequence is MILGNDEIELVRSSFEKVYTNKDEVATLFYKKLFELEPGYKAMFKGDMTEQGRKLMVMLRTLVSGLGDLSSLIPVIQDMGKRHLKYGVKTEDYDVVGAALLATLQQGLGEEFTPKLRGLWTDIYQIVAKTAIEGSKQ, encoded by the coding sequence ATGATATTAGGAAATGATGAAATAGAATTGGTAAGATCTAGTTTCGAAAAAGTTTATACGAATAAGGACGAAGTCGCCACGTTGTTCTACAAAAAACTTTTCGAATTGGAGCCAGGTTATAAGGCGATGTTCAAAGGCGATATGACCGAACAGGGAAGAAAGCTTATGGTAATGCTTAGAACCTTGGTTTCGGGCTTGGGAGATCTTTCCAGTTTGATTCCGGTCATTCAGGACATGGGTAAAAGACATCTTAAATACGGCGTAAAAACCGAGGATTACGACGTCGTCGGCGCCGCGCTTCTCGCCACACTACAACAAGGATTAGGCGAAGAATTCACTCCTAAGTTGAGAGGATTGTGGACCGATATCTATCAGATCGTCGCCAAAACGGCCATCGAAGGCAGTAAACAATAA